A single window of Nicotiana tomentosiformis chromosome 1, ASM39032v3, whole genome shotgun sequence DNA harbors:
- the LOC104086727 gene encoding hypothetical protein At1g04090-like has product MLPVVIVLYVTVCIGGGDAFDGERKFGRAATLSTPIMSSIFWSQLFLLRTILFKNIFVACLILFLALPSSHSLRDSTMGNRSSNLDNDNNISRPIDTPFKLPSPLPTWPSGQAFATGVIDLGGLEVSQTSSLAKVWATQESGPDDLGATFFEPSNLPNGFFMLGSYSQPNNLPLFGSVLVGKDSKGDALKIPIDYTLVWSSENLNIKQDSVGYIWLPIPPEGYKAVGHVVTTSPQKPSLDKIRCVRSDLTDVSESDDWIWGNNGLNVYSSRPRDRGINALGVSTGAFVASNNGTADSLACLKNVNANLSAMPNLNQVKALFQAYSPLYYFHPDEQYYPSSVTWFFQNGALLYTKGQESAPVAIESNGSNLPQGGSNDGAFWLDLPTDDSAKDQVKKGDLQAATAYLHIKPMFGATYTDIALWLFYPFNGPARAKIEFMTIPLGKIGQHVGDWEHVTLRISNFNGELQGVYFSQHSGGNWVSASQLEFQNGNKPVAYSSLHGHASYAQPGKNLQGNNNIGLRNDTAKGQMMDTGANYSIVAAEYLTIVEPAWLNYAREWGPKISYDIANELQKVERFLPGKLKNAVEKLVKSLPNEVLGEEGPTGPKFKDMWNGDERG; this is encoded by the exons AACATATTTGTTGCTTGCCTCATTTTATTCCTTGCACTTCCTTCAAGTCATTCCTTGAGAGATTCAACTATGGGGAACAGAAGTTCAAATCTTGATAATGACAACAATATTTCACGTCCAATTGATACTCCATTTAAGCTTCCTTCTCCGTTGCCCACTTGGCCCTCAG GTCAAGCCTTTGCTACTGGAGTTATTGATCTTGGAGGTTTAGAAGTGTCTCAAACATCATCATTGGCTAAAGTTTGGGCTACTCAAGAAAGTGGACCAGATGATCTTGGAGCTACATTCTTTGAACCATCAAATTTACCAAATGGCTTCTTTATGCTTGGATCCTATAGCCAACCTAACAATTTACCCCTCTTCGGATCGGTTCTTGTTGGAAAAGATTCAAAAGGAGACGCGCTAAAGATTCCAATTGACTATACACTTGTATGGAGTAGTGAGAACTTGAATATCAAGCAGGATAGTGTTGGCTATATTTGGCTGCCAATTCCTCCTGAAGGCTATAAAGCCGTAGGCCACGTTGTAACAACGTCGCCTCAAAAGCCTTCTCTTGACAAAATTCGTTGTGTTCGTTCTGATTTAACCGATGTGTCTGAAAGTGATGATTGGATTTGGGGCAATAATGGATTGAATGTGTATTCTTCAAGACCAAGAGACAGAGGAATCAATGCTTTAGGAGTCTCTACTGGTGCTTTTGTGGCTTCAAATAATGGAACTGCAGATTCATTAGCTTGTTTGAAAAATGTCAATGCTAATTTATCTGCTATGCCAAATTTGAACCAAGTTAAAGCACTATTTCAAGCCTACTCTCCTTTGTACTACTTCCATCCTGATGAACAATATTATCCTTCTTCTGTCACTTGGTTTTTTCAGAATGGAGCATTATTGTATACCAAAGGTCAAGAATCTGCACCAGTTGCTATTGAGTCAAATGGTTCAAATCTTCCTCAAGGTGGTTCAAATGATGGTGCTTTTTGGTTGGATTTGCCAACTGATGATTCCGCGAAAGATCAAGTCAAAAAAGGAGATTTGCAGGCTGCTACAGCCTACTTACACATTAAACCAATGTTTGGCGCGACGTATACTGATATTGCTCTGTGGCTATTTTACCCCTTTAATGGCCCTGCTAGAGCAAAAATTGAATTCATGACTATTCCATTAGGGAAAATTGGACAACATGTCGGCGATTGGGAACATGTTACGTTAAGGATTAGCAACTTCAATGGGGAGTTACAAGgtgtgtacttttctcaacacaGTGGAGGAAATTGGGTAAGTGCTTCTCAGCTTGAATTCCAAAATGGTAACAAACCCGTGGCCTATTCATCGTTGCACGGTCACGCTTCTTATGCCCAACCAGGAAAAAATCTGCAGGGGAATAACAACATAGGCTTAAGAAATGACACAGCAAAAGGGCAAATGATGGACACTGGAGCAAACTATTCAATAGTTGCTGCTGAATACTTAACAATTGTTGAGCCAGCATGGTTGAACTATGCTAGAGAATGGGGTCCGAAAATCAGTTATGATATTGCAAATGAACTCCAAAAAGTGGAGAGATTTTTGCCAGGAAAACTGAAGAATGCTGTTGAGAAACTTGTGAAAAGTCTACCAAATGAGGTGTTGGGTGAGGAAGGACCAACTGGACCCAAGTTTAAGGACATGTGGAATGGGGATGAAAGGGGTTAA